The DNA region TCGGGAGTTGCGTTGTTGCATGTCTGGGACCATCAACGAGTGCACTCTCCCCTATCGCTGTCAATCTTTGAGGCGCTGACTTGACTGTCCGGTCCAGTTCACGATGGGGTTCTCAATGTAAGCAGTCCTGCTAGCATCGTCACTCTGCCATTTTTGGTTCAGATGGacagcatcaacatcaaGATGAGCAGCGGGCAAGTGTTATATCTATCATCTCCTTGCCACAACGAACCCCTCTGCCATTCCTCAACCCAATAGCATaccccctctctctcaatcCAGCAAAGCCCTCTTCACGATatcgacctcctccgccgtccCGCAGATCAAGCCGGCCCTCCCGTCGCAGTCAACCGACGCCTTGTCGAGGAGAGGCCTGCCGTCGGCCGGGTCGATGGCCTTGCCCCCCGCGCACTCCACAATCAGGGCGATGGGGTACAGCTCGTACAGGAACCTGAGCTTGGGGAGGGTGCCgggcgagacgggcgagacgTAGACGCCGTGGCCCTTAACGAGCGCGTGCACGATGTCcgggacgaggccgccgcagTAGCGCAGCGTGTACTTCTCCCGGATGAAGCGGGCGATGAGGGCGCCGTaccgctcgtcgtcggccgcgtGGCGCAGGTTGGCGGGCGCGAAGTAGCGCGTCTTGAAGGGCGCGTCGGCGAACCGGACGGAGGCGCGGATGATCTCGCagtcggcgacgccgttgGGGCCGAAGCCGATCTCGAAACACACCGGGTCCGCGTCCGGGCccgcgccggtgccggtgccggtgccggggaTCCGCAGGGCCACGACGGCCGTGATCCGGGGCCCGATGACgcccatgatggcggcgatctGCTTCTCGGCGGGGAGCTGGCCCACCGCCGTCCGGCCGTCCCagatgccgacgatggtgccgACGGTCCAGTTGGGCGCGATGATGGAGCTGCCGTCGAGGGGGTCGAAGGCGACGGTGTACTCTTCCGACGTGGTTGCAGGGGAAAGGGTgccggccgcctcgccgcttggcctcgccggctTCTCGACGGGGTCCTCCTCGCTGCTAGCCGTGACGATGGACGGGCACCGCGCGATGGCCTCCCGCATGACGTTCTCGGACAGCACGTCGACGTTGAGCTGGTCGTCCCCAAAGGCGTTGGCGGTCCCGGCCAGCGAGACGTGCTGGGAGGCGTGCAGCGTGctggcgatgccggcgatggcgccgaggatCTTGGGGATCACATCCTCGCGGAGCGCCGAGCGTTCGGCCTGGGGGATGACGCTTCTCAGGTGCTGTTCGAGGGCTGG from Colletotrichum higginsianum IMI 349063 chromosome 4, whole genome shotgun sequence includes:
- a CDS encoding Fructose-1-6-bisphosphatase, with amino-acid sequence MAASPALEQHLRSVIPQAERSALREDVIPKILGAIAGIASTLHASQHVSLAGTANAFGDDQLNVDVLSENVMREAIARCPSIVTASSEEDPVEKPARPSGEAAGTLSPATTSEEYTVAFDPLDGSSIIAPNWTVGTIVGIWDGRTAVGQLPAEKQIAAIMGVIGPRITAVVALRIPGTGTGTGAGPDADPVCFEIGFGPNGVADCEIIRASVRFADAPFKTRYFAPANLRHAADDERYGALIARFIREKYTLRYCGGLVPDIVHALVKGHGVYVSPVSPGTLPKLRFLYELYPIALIVECAGGKAIDPADGRPLLDKASVDCDGRAGLICGTAEEVDIVKRALLD